A portion of the Enterobacter sp. SA187 genome contains these proteins:
- a CDS encoding TolC family outer membrane protein has product MKLATIGLLLLAVPGTAILPAWAEEYQWQTAPGEQFQAQLTIKEAILRAFARNPKIAQAAAQIQVGKANLSEAESAWFPQVSLQGNVGRSHRTDSAGSLSSNGAGGVSLKQLIYDFGKTGGSIDEQHELSDAYRYDLYNALNEVGMETLQTYLQVKRHQALADAARKNIASLKAVQEMADLRAQAGLSSQSDVLQAQTRIAGLNATLAQYEAQTRSAQAALSVLTGVVSDTLPDLPDDLMKQKITLKSLPYERSNAVRSAQSKQLAAEQRIRQVQAQHWPTVSVQAGRTRYQNENSSYWDDQVQLVVDAPLYQGGAVSARVDAAEGDRANARAQVEASKLEMNQRAATAWADLTGAQQRQRAGDAQFISADRAREVYRDEYRLSKRSLNDLLSIEQDVFQADTASITARYDAWDAAVRYAGAADNLLDMLGIERSRTIGDTLPSL; this is encoded by the coding sequence ATGAAATTAGCGACGATAGGGCTGTTGCTGCTGGCAGTGCCCGGAACAGCGATACTGCCAGCCTGGGCTGAGGAGTATCAGTGGCAGACCGCGCCCGGCGAGCAATTCCAGGCGCAGCTGACCATCAAAGAGGCTATTTTGCGCGCCTTCGCCCGCAATCCAAAAATTGCTCAGGCGGCGGCGCAAATCCAGGTGGGAAAAGCCAATCTTTCCGAAGCGGAAAGCGCATGGTTTCCACAGGTGTCTTTACAGGGGAACGTCGGACGTTCGCACCGTACCGATTCGGCGGGCTCGCTGAGCAGTAATGGCGCGGGGGGCGTCAGCTTAAAACAGCTGATTTACGACTTTGGTAAAACCGGCGGCAGCATTGACGAGCAGCATGAGCTGTCGGATGCCTACCGTTACGATCTCTACAATGCGCTTAATGAAGTCGGCATGGAGACGCTGCAAACTTACTTGCAGGTTAAGCGTCATCAGGCGCTGGCGGACGCGGCGCGTAAAAATATCGCCTCACTGAAGGCGGTGCAGGAGATGGCGGATCTGCGCGCCCAGGCCGGGCTGAGCTCGCAGTCTGACGTCTTACAGGCGCAGACGCGCATCGCCGGGCTGAACGCCACGCTCGCACAGTACGAAGCCCAGACCCGCTCCGCGCAGGCTGCCCTGAGCGTGCTGACCGGCGTGGTGTCGGATACGCTGCCGGATCTGCCTGACGATCTGATGAAACAAAAAATTACCCTCAAATCGCTGCCGTACGAGCGCAGCAATGCCGTGCGCAGCGCCCAGTCGAAACAGCTGGCGGCGGAACAGCGCATCCGTCAGGTGCAGGCCCAGCACTGGCCGACGGTGTCGGTACAGGCGGGACGAACCCGTTATCAGAACGAAAACAGCAGCTACTGGGATGATCAGGTGCAGCTTGTCGTGGACGCGCCCCTCTATCAGGGCGGTGCGGTCAGCGCGCGGGTGGATGCGGCAGAAGGCGACCGCGCCAACGCCCGCGCCCAGGTGGAGGCCAGCAAACTGGAGATGAATCAGCGCGCCGCCACCGCCTGGGCGGATCTCACCGGGGCGCAGCAGCGCCAGCGGGCAGGGGACGCGCAGTTTATCAGCGCCGATCGCGCCCGCGAGGTGTACCGCGATGAGTATCGTCTCAGCAAGCGCAGCCTCAACGATCTTCTGAGTATTGAACAGGATGTCTTTCAGGCAGACACGGCCTCGATCACTGCGCGCTATGACGCCTGGGACGCCGCCGTCCGTTATGCCGGCGCCGCAGATAATCTGCTGGATATGCTGGGCATTGAACGCAGCCGCACTATTGGCGATACCCTGCCTTCACTTTAA
- a CDS encoding type I secretion system permease/ATPase, producing the protein MQEPDTESWINVMVRAAGRFGLPADAPAVRQQMRWFEALPQSARLERLSGLMGLQVRTVPLERMRWNAQNLPVIVQLESGELMLLESIDADGLATYWLSEGGDLVREEPLETLLTRVRPEVVMLGIAARGRDARIDDFTKPWEAHWFWRHFRHSGRKLSEIALASLLGNVLALAGILFSMQVYDRVIPAQSIPTLWVLFIGVLFAALLEFFIRLARTHVSDIMGKHIDLNVSSLFFARALAIKNDARPKSTGSFISQLREIDQVRELLTSTTVGAAMDIPFVLLFLGIMTLVGGPLVAIPLIAIPLIVIPGILVQWPMAKLAKEGMRESAIRNAVLVESIEGVEDIKALQAEPYFQRQWEHTHAVGAGIGMKQRVWGARLSGWASTVQQITYAGMLVFGCYLVMEGSITTGTLVACSLLSSRTIAPLMQLTMVFSRWQHAKTAMNGLNDLLKKPLDKTAGEKMAHCPVLAGHFQMQQVQYSYDVEKGEQAVQIPELTIKPGERVAILGKTGAGKSTLLKLLSGQAQASKGKVIIDGVDMAHIDPGDVRRQLGYLSQDSRLFFGTLRQNLMLGHPHATEAELIQALRISGAIGMVQQDAASLDRLINEGGRGLSGGQRQMVLLSRLIVRNPQIVLMDEPTASMDEQLEAWVIRQLSQWLTGRTLVLVTHRPALLNLVDRIVVMENGKIVADGPRDTLIKQAVRNSSVSSVA; encoded by the coding sequence ATGCAAGAGCCTGATACCGAAAGCTGGATCAATGTCATGGTGCGCGCGGCGGGTCGATTCGGCCTGCCTGCCGATGCCCCCGCGGTGCGCCAGCAAATGCGCTGGTTTGAAGCGCTGCCGCAGAGCGCCCGGCTGGAGCGCTTAAGCGGCCTGATGGGGCTACAGGTGCGCACGGTGCCGCTGGAGCGTATGCGCTGGAACGCGCAAAACCTGCCGGTGATCGTCCAGCTGGAGTCCGGGGAGTTGATGCTGCTGGAGTCTATTGACGCCGACGGGCTGGCGACCTACTGGTTGTCGGAAGGGGGCGATCTGGTGCGCGAAGAGCCGCTGGAAACGCTGCTCACCCGCGTCAGGCCGGAGGTGGTGATGCTGGGCATTGCCGCCCGTGGCCGCGATGCGCGCATTGATGATTTCACCAAACCCTGGGAAGCGCACTGGTTCTGGCGGCACTTTCGCCACAGCGGACGCAAGCTGTCGGAGATCGCGCTCGCCTCACTGCTCGGCAACGTGCTGGCGCTGGCGGGGATTTTATTCTCTATGCAGGTGTACGACCGGGTGATCCCGGCCCAGTCGATCCCCACGCTGTGGGTGCTGTTTATCGGCGTGCTGTTCGCCGCCCTGCTGGAGTTTTTTATTCGTCTCGCCCGTACCCATGTGTCGGACATTATGGGTAAGCATATCGATCTCAACGTCTCGTCGCTGTTTTTTGCCCGCGCGCTGGCGATCAAAAACGATGCCCGTCCGAAATCCACCGGTTCGTTTATTTCCCAGCTGCGTGAAATCGATCAGGTGCGCGAGCTGCTGACCTCCACCACCGTCGGCGCGGCGATGGACATTCCGTTCGTGCTGCTGTTCCTCGGCATTATGACGCTGGTGGGCGGCCCGCTGGTGGCGATCCCGCTGATCGCTATTCCGCTGATCGTGATCCCCGGCATCCTGGTGCAGTGGCCAATGGCGAAACTGGCCAAAGAGGGGATGCGCGAAAGCGCCATTCGTAACGCGGTGCTGGTAGAGTCCATCGAAGGGGTGGAAGACATCAAAGCGCTCCAGGCGGAACCCTATTTCCAGCGCCAGTGGGAACACACTCATGCGGTAGGCGCGGGGATCGGCATGAAGCAGCGCGTATGGGGCGCGCGGCTCAGCGGATGGGCCTCCACCGTGCAGCAAATTACCTACGCCGGGATGCTGGTGTTCGGCTGCTATCTGGTGATGGAAGGCAGTATCACCACCGGGACGCTGGTGGCCTGTAGTTTGCTGTCGTCGCGTACCATCGCGCCGCTGATGCAGCTCACTATGGTGTTCTCCCGCTGGCAGCACGCCAAAACGGCGATGAACGGCCTGAACGATCTGCTGAAAAAACCGCTGGATAAAACCGCGGGGGAAAAAATGGCGCACTGCCCGGTGCTGGCAGGCCATTTCCAGATGCAGCAGGTGCAGTACAGCTACGATGTGGAAAAGGGCGAGCAGGCGGTGCAGATCCCGGAACTTACGATCAAGCCCGGCGAGCGCGTGGCGATCCTCGGCAAAACCGGCGCCGGAAAATCCACCCTGCTGAAACTGCTCTCCGGTCAGGCGCAGGCCAGTAAGGGCAAAGTGATCATTGATGGCGTGGATATGGCGCATATCGATCCTGGCGATGTACGTCGCCAGCTGGGGTACCTTTCCCAGGATTCGCGGCTGTTTTTTGGCACGCTGCGACAAAACCTGATGCTCGGCCATCCCCACGCCACCGAAGCGGAGCTGATCCAGGCGCTGCGCATCAGCGGGGCGATCGGCATGGTGCAGCAGGATGCCGCCAGCCTCGACAGGTTAATTAACGAGGGCGGGCGCGGGCTGTCCGGCGGGCAGCGGCAGATGGTGCTGTTAAGCCGCCTGATCGTGCGCAATCCGCAGATTGTGCTGATGGATGAGCCCACCGCGTCGATGGATGAGCAACTGGAGGCCTGGGTGATCCGCCAGCTCTCCCAGTGGCTGACCGGGCGCACGCTGGTACTGGTGACGCACCGTCCGGCGCTGCTCAATCTGGTGGACCGCATTGTGGTAATGGAGAACGGCAAAATCGTTGCCGACGGGCCGCGCGATACGCTGATCAAGCAGGCGGTGCGCAACAGCAGCGTCTCGTCAGTCGCATAA